The following nucleotide sequence is from bacterium.
GCGTCAATGACCTGCTCTGCATCGGCGCCGAGCCCCTCTTCTTCCTCGATTACTATGCCTGCGGAAAATTGGAGGTCGACAAGGCCGTCCAAGTCATCGACGGCATGACCGAATCGCTGGCTTCGATCAACTGCGCGCTGATCGGCGGCGAGACCGCCGAAATGCCCGGCGTCTATCATCAAGGCGAGTTCGATCTGGCCGGCTTCGCGGTCGGCGTGGTCAATCGCGGCGACATCATCGACGGCTCCGGCATCGCCCTGGGCCACAAGCTGATCGGCTTGGCTTCGAGCGGCGTTCATTCCAACGGCTATTCGCTGGTCCGCAAGATCGTCGCCGACCGCAAGCTGGACCTGAACAAGGTCTATCCCGGCTTCGCCAAGCCGCTGGGCCAAGTCCTGCTGGAGCCGACCCTCGTCTACGTCAATCCGGTCCTCCAGCTCCGCAAAGAGTTTCCGATTTTGGGCGTCGCCCACATCACCGGCGGCGGTCTGCTCGAAAATATTCCCCGGATCCTTCCGGCCCAAAGCCGCGTTGTCTTGAAGCGCAGCGCTTGGCCGCGGGTTCCGATCTTTGACTTCCTCCAAGAACAGGGCCGGGTCGAAGACGCCGAGATGCACCGGGTCTTCAATTGCGGCATCGGCATGGTCCTGGTGGTGAAGCCGGGC
It contains:
- the purM gene encoding phosphoribosylformylglycinamidine cyclo-ligase, which encodes MKNPTTYQSAGVSIDAGNAFVEAIKPLLKRTKRPEVLTPIGGFAGLFSINKLKYDEPVLVSSTDGVGTKLKLAQDLNSFRGIGVDLVAMCVNDLLCIGAEPLFFLDYYACGKLEVDKAVQVIDGMTESLASINCALIGGETAEMPGVYHQGEFDLAGFAVGVVNRGDIIDGSGIALGHKLIGLASSGVHSNGYSLVRKIVADRKLDLNKVYPGFAKPLGQVLLEPTLVYVNPVLQLRKEFPILGVAHITGGGLLENIPRILPAQSRVVLKRSAWPRVPIFDFLQEQGRVEDAEMHRVFNCGIGMVLVVKPGDAEEILHRLNAGGQAAYLIGEIAARGGAEAPQVQIQD